In Streptomyces venezuelae, the sequence GCTTCGACGCGGACGCCTACGACGCCGAACTCGCACGCGCGGAACGGGACCACTCCTGGTGCTGGCCGGCCCGCAGCACCGCCCGGCTGATCGCGGCGGGCCTGCGGGCACGTCCCGAGCTGACGGCCCGGTGGGAGATTTCGCAGCACTGGGTCGGCACCGACTGGCGGAACCCGGACACCGTGGTGCTCCACTTCCGCCACGAACCGTCCGCGCCGCCGCCCGGCACCGGGGGATCGCTCGCCTTCCATTGGTCGCTGCCCGACGACGACGGCCCGCCCCGGGACCGGGCGGCCGCCGTCCTGCGACGACTGGAGACGGACGACCCGAAGGCCTTCGCCACCTTCGGCGGAGGCAACGACGAGCTGGCCGAAGCCCTCGGCTACCGCCCACCCCCGTCCGCCCCGCGGGCATGACCCGGGTCCGGCCGGGGCCGTCCGCCCCCGGCCGGACCCGGCGCCGCCGTCTCAGCCCGGCCAGACGATCGACTGGACCTCGCTGTAGGCGTGCAGCGCGTACGAGCCGACGTCCCGGCCCACCCCGCTGCGCTTGAAGCCGCCGAACGGGGCCTCCATGTTGCGGCCGATGGTGTTCACGCCGACCCCGCCCGACCGCAGCCGCCGCGCCACGCGGAACGCGCGTGCCGAGTCCCCCGACCACACGTAGCTCAGCAGCCCGAAGTCGCTGTCGTTGGCCAGCCGGACCGCCTCCTCCTCGTCGCCGTCGAAGGGGACGACCACGACGACCGGGCCGAAGATCTCCTCGCGGACCACCCGCATGTCGTTCGTGCAGTCCACGAGCAGGGTCGGGGCGACGTAGAAGCCGCGGCCGTCCCCGACCACGGGGCGCTCGCCGCCGTACGCGATCTTGGCACCCTCCTTCTTCCCCAGCTCGACGTACGACTCCACGCGGTCGCGGTGCGCCGCCGAGATGACCGGGCCGACCACCGTGCCAGCCGCCGCCGGGTCTCCGACCTTCATGAAGGCCAGGTAGCCGGTGAGCTTCTCGATCAGCTGCTCGTACACCGACCGGTGGACGATCACCCGGGTCGGGGCGGTGCAGATCTGCCCGGAGTAGAAGGAGAAGGTCGTCCCGATCCCCATCACCGCCGCGTCCAGGTCCGCGTCCTCGAAGACGATCGCCGCGCCCTTGCCGCCGAGTTCCATCAGCTGCCGCTTCATCGTGCGGCCGCAGACCTCGGCGATGCGCTGCCCGACGGCCGTGGAACCGGTGAAGGAGACCATGTCCACGTACGGGGAGTCCACCGCGGCCTCGCCGACCTCCACCGACTGCCCGTTGACCACGTTCACCACGCCCGCGGGCACCCCGGCCTCGTGCAGGGCGTCCGCCATCCTGAACACCGACAGCGGGTCCTGCGGTGCCGGTTTGACCACCACCGTGTTGCCCATGGCCAGGGCGGGTGCGACCTTGCCGGCCGGGTTCGCCCACGGGTTGTTGTAGGAGGTGATGCAGGTGACCACACCGACCGGCTGGCGCACTTCCAGGGCGCCCA encodes:
- a CDS encoding aldehyde dehydrogenase family protein, translating into MKAQPLYIGGEWVEPAGGHYEVVNPADESVVGLAPEASRGQVEEAARAAADAFESWSRTTPQARAEILDRAADIMQRECEPWAALAQAETGAPTGIARGMQVGVGVARFRRYAKGALEPVEKGLPPQVTEAGPMGRASILGALEVRQPVGVVTCITSYNNPWANPAGKVAPALAMGNTVVVKPAPQDPLSVFRMADALHEAGVPAGVVNVVNGQSVEVGEAAVDSPYVDMVSFTGSTAVGQRIAEVCGRTMKRQLMELGGKGAAIVFEDADLDAAVMGIGTTFSFYSGQICTAPTRVIVHRSVYEQLIEKLTGYLAFMKVGDPAAAGTVVGPVISAAHRDRVESYVELGKKEGAKIAYGGERPVVGDGRGFYVAPTLLVDCTNDMRVVREEIFGPVVVVVPFDGDEEEAVRLANDSDFGLLSYVWSGDSARAFRVARRLRSGGVGVNTIGRNMEAPFGGFKRSGVGRDVGSYALHAYSEVQSIVWPG